A genomic window from Pseudocitrobacter corydidari includes:
- the ytfQ gene encoding galactofuranose ABC transporter, galactofuranose-binding protein YtfQ produces the protein MWKRLLLVTAVSAAMSSMVMAAPLTVGFSQVGSESGWRAAETNVAKSEAQKRGITLKIADGQQKQENQIKAVRSFIAQGVDAIFIAPVVATGWEPVLKEAKESQIPVFLLDRSIDVKDKSLYMTTVTANNVLEGQLIGEWLAKTVDGKPCNVVELQGTVGASVAIDRKKGFAEAIAKAPNIKIIRSQSGDFTRSKGKEVMESFIKAENNGKNICMVYAHNDDMVIGAIQAIKEAGLKPGKDILTGSIDGVPDIYKAMIAGEANASVELTPNMAGPAFDALEKFKKDGTMPEKVTVTKSTLYLPDTAKEELEKKKNMGY, from the coding sequence ATGTGGAAGCGCTTACTTCTTGTCACAGCAGTTTCCGCAGCCATGTCGTCTATGGTCATGGCTGCCCCTTTAACAGTGGGATTTTCGCAGGTCGGTTCTGAATCCGGCTGGCGCGCAGCGGAAACCAACGTTGCGAAGAGTGAAGCGCAGAAACGCGGCATCACCCTGAAAATCGCCGATGGTCAGCAGAAACAAGAGAACCAAATCAAAGCGGTACGTTCGTTCATCGCCCAGGGCGTGGACGCCATCTTCATTGCGCCAGTGGTGGCGACAGGTTGGGAACCGGTACTGAAAGAGGCCAAAGAGTCGCAGATTCCAGTGTTCCTGCTCGACCGCTCGATTGATGTGAAAGACAAATCGCTCTACATGACCACCGTCACGGCAAATAACGTGCTCGAAGGGCAGTTGATTGGCGAATGGCTTGCTAAAACCGTCGATGGCAAACCGTGTAACGTGGTTGAACTGCAAGGCACAGTGGGCGCAAGCGTGGCGATTGATCGTAAGAAAGGGTTCGCCGAAGCCATTGCTAAAGCGCCAAATATCAAAATTATTCGTTCTCAATCCGGCGACTTTACCCGCAGCAAGGGGAAAGAGGTGATGGAGAGCTTCATCAAGGCCGAGAACAACGGCAAGAACATCTGCATGGTTTACGCCCATAACGACGATATGGTGATCGGCGCGATTCAGGCGATTAAAGAAGCCGGGCTGAAGCCGGGCAAAGATATCCTCACCGGCTCTATCGACGGCGTGCCGGATATCTATAAAGCGATGATTGCCGGTGAAGCAAACGCCAGCGTGGAGCTGACGCCAAACATGGCTGGCCCGGCATTTGATGCGCTGGAGAAATTCAAGAAAGACGGCACGATGCCGGAGAAAGTCACCGTTACTAAATCGACGCTTTACCTGCCGGATACGGCAAAAGAAGAGTTAGAGAAGAAGAAAAATATGGGGTATTGA
- a CDS encoding type II toxin-antitoxin system ChpB family toxin has protein sequence MVKSPMFARGDIVLVGFDPASGHEQKGEGRPALVLSVSAFNRLGMVLVAPVTRGGNHARYAGFAVPLSCKTGDVSGVVLVNQFRMMDLNARGAKKLGEASAEVVEDVLLRAQAILD, from the coding sequence ATGGTAAAAAGCCCAATGTTTGCGCGCGGCGATATTGTGCTGGTGGGGTTTGACCCCGCGAGCGGGCACGAACAAAAGGGCGAAGGGCGTCCTGCATTAGTGCTCTCTGTTAGCGCCTTTAATCGCTTAGGAATGGTGCTTGTCGCGCCTGTTACACGCGGTGGAAACCATGCGCGTTATGCCGGTTTCGCTGTTCCACTGAGCTGCAAAACCGGCGACGTCAGCGGCGTTGTGCTGGTTAATCAGTTTCGCATGATGGATCTTAACGCGCGTGGGGCAAAGAAACTGGGCGAAGCAAGCGCGGAAGTGGTGGAAGATGTGTTACTTCGGGCACAGGCAATTCTTGATTAG
- the ytfR gene encoding galactofuranose ABC transporter, ATP-binding protein YtfR: MSTNQHQEILRTEGLSKFFPGVKALDNVDFSLRRGEIMALLGENGAGKSTLIKALTGVYHADRGTIWLDGNVISPKNTAHAQQLGIGTVYQEVNLLPNMSVADNLFIGREPKRFGFLRRKEMEKRATALMESYGFSLDVREPLNRFSVAMQQIVAICRAIDLSAKVLILDEPTASLDTKEVEMLFTLMRQLRDQGVSLIFVTHFLDQVYAVSDRITVLRNGAFVGCRETRELPQIELVKMMLGRELDTHALQRAGRTLLSDKPIAAFEGFGKKGTIEPFDLQVRPGEIVGLAGLLGSGRTETAEVIFGIKPADSGSATIKGKRQTLRSPHQASCLGIGFCPEDRKTDGIIAAASVRENIILALQAQRGWLRPIARKEQNEIAERFIRQLGIRTPSAEQPIEFLSGGNQQKVLLSRWLLTRPQFLILDEPTRGIDVGAHAEIIRLIETLCADGLALLVISSELEELVGYADRIIIMRDRRQVAEIPLDKLSVPAIMNAIAA; the protein is encoded by the coding sequence ATGAGCACCAACCAACACCAGGAAATCCTCCGCACTGAAGGATTAAGCAAATTCTTCCCCGGCGTCAAAGCGCTGGATAACGTTGATTTCAGCCTGCGGCGCGGTGAGATCATGGCGCTGCTCGGTGAAAATGGCGCGGGAAAATCGACGCTCATCAAAGCGCTAACCGGCGTTTATCACGCCGATCGCGGCACCATCTGGCTGGATGGCAACGTCATCTCGCCCAAAAATACCGCTCATGCTCAACAACTGGGTATCGGCACGGTGTATCAGGAAGTGAACCTGCTGCCCAATATGTCGGTAGCGGATAACCTTTTTATTGGTCGCGAGCCGAAACGCTTCGGTTTTCTGCGCCGCAAAGAGATGGAAAAGCGCGCCACCGCGCTGATGGAATCCTACGGCTTTTCGCTGGATGTCCGCGAGCCGCTCAACCGCTTTTCCGTGGCGATGCAGCAAATCGTCGCGATTTGCCGTGCTATCGATCTCTCCGCCAAAGTACTGATCCTCGACGAACCCACCGCCAGCCTCGACACCAAAGAAGTGGAGATGCTGTTCACGCTGATGCGCCAGCTGCGCGATCAGGGCGTCAGCCTGATCTTCGTTACCCACTTCCTCGATCAGGTGTACGCGGTGAGCGATCGCATTACCGTGCTGCGCAACGGCGCGTTCGTCGGCTGCCGGGAAACGCGCGAGCTTCCGCAGATTGAACTGGTGAAAATGATGCTTGGCCGCGAACTGGACACCCACGCCTTACAACGTGCAGGCCGTACTTTGCTGAGCGATAAACCTATCGCCGCGTTTGAAGGATTTGGCAAAAAGGGCACTATCGAACCGTTCGATCTCCAGGTGCGCCCCGGTGAGATCGTGGGACTCGCCGGGTTGCTTGGTTCCGGGCGCACCGAAACGGCGGAAGTGATCTTCGGTATCAAACCCGCCGACAGCGGAAGCGCGACGATCAAAGGCAAACGCCAAACCCTGCGATCGCCGCATCAGGCGTCCTGCCTGGGGATCGGCTTCTGCCCGGAGGATCGCAAAACCGACGGGATCATTGCCGCCGCGTCGGTACGGGAAAACATCATTCTGGCGCTTCAGGCCCAGCGCGGCTGGTTAAGGCCGATTGCGCGCAAAGAACAAAACGAAATTGCCGAGCGCTTTATTCGCCAGCTCGGCATTCGCACGCCGAGCGCGGAACAGCCGATCGAATTTCTCTCCGGCGGCAATCAGCAAAAAGTCCTGCTCTCACGCTGGCTGCTGACGCGCCCACAGTTCCTGATCCTCGACGAACCCACGCGCGGGATCGACGTCGGCGCGCATGCGGAGATCATCCGTCTGATCGAAACCCTGTGCGCTGATGGGCTGGCGTTGCTGGTGATTTCATCTGAACTGGAAGAACTGGTGGGCTATGCCGACCGGATAATCATCATGCGCGATCGCCGACAGGTGGCGGAGATCCCGCTCGATAAGCTCTCCGTTCCGGCCATTATGAATGCTATTGCGGCATAA
- the ytfT gene encoding galactofuranose ABC transporter, ATP-binding protein YtfT translates to MMPQSLPQPGQPKRRFKWPTGMPQIIALLLVLLVDSLVSPHFLQVVLQDGRLFGSPIDILNRAAPVALLAIGMTLVIATGGIDLSVGAVMAIAGATAASMTVAGHSLPVVLLAALGSGVLAGLWNGVLVAILKIQPFVATLILMVAGRGVAQLITTGQIVTFDSPHLAWLGSGSLLLFPTPVIIALITLLIFWLFTRKTALGMFIEAVGINIRAAKNAGVNTRIVVMLTYVLSGVCAAIAGVIVTADIRGADANNAGLWLELDAILAVVIGGGSLMGGRFNLLLSVVGALIIQGMNTGILLSGFPPELNQVVKAVVVLCVLIVQSPRFISILKGMRGHDKT, encoded by the coding sequence GTGATGCCACAATCCTTACCCCAGCCAGGCCAGCCCAAACGGCGCTTCAAATGGCCGACGGGCATGCCGCAAATTATCGCACTTCTTCTGGTACTACTGGTTGATAGCCTCGTCTCGCCGCACTTCTTGCAGGTGGTGTTGCAGGATGGCCGTCTGTTCGGCAGCCCGATTGATATCCTCAACCGCGCCGCGCCCGTTGCGCTGCTGGCGATTGGCATGACGCTGGTGATTGCCACCGGTGGGATCGACCTCTCTGTGGGCGCGGTGATGGCCATTGCCGGGGCGACGGCGGCCTCGATGACCGTTGCCGGGCACAGTCTGCCTGTAGTCCTGCTGGCGGCGCTCGGCTCCGGCGTGCTTGCGGGGTTATGGAACGGTGTCCTGGTGGCGATCCTGAAAATTCAGCCCTTTGTGGCGACGTTGATTCTGATGGTCGCCGGGCGAGGCGTGGCGCAACTGATCACCACCGGGCAAATCGTCACCTTTGATTCGCCGCATCTGGCGTGGCTGGGCAGCGGCTCGCTGCTGCTGTTCCCGACGCCGGTGATCATCGCATTGATTACCTTGCTGATTTTCTGGCTCTTTACCCGCAAAACGGCGCTGGGGATGTTTATCGAAGCGGTGGGCATTAACATCCGTGCGGCGAAAAATGCCGGGGTAAACACCCGTATTGTGGTGATGCTGACTTATGTGTTGAGCGGGGTCTGTGCAGCCATCGCCGGGGTGATTGTCACGGCGGATATTCGCGGTGCGGATGCCAATAACGCCGGGCTCTGGCTGGAGCTGGACGCCATTCTGGCGGTGGTGATTGGCGGTGGTTCGCTGATGGGCGGGCGTTTTAACCTGCTGCTGTCGGTGGTAGGGGCGCTGATTATTCAGGGGATGAATACCGGGATATTGCTCTCAGGTTTCCCACCGGAGCTCAACCAGGTAGTGAAAGCGGTGGTGGTGCTGTGCGTGCTGATTGTCCAGTCGCCGCGCTTTATTAGCATACTGAAGGGGATGCGCGGCCATGATAAAACGTAA
- a CDS encoding gamma-glutamylcyclotransferase family protein: protein MRIFVYGSLRRKQGNSHWMTNAQLLGQHSVADYQLYSLGHYPGAVPGKGTVHGEVYRVDAATMAELDELRTKAGEYARHLIQTPYGSAWMYVYQRPVDGLPLIESGDWLDKDQY from the coding sequence ATGCGAATATTTGTATACGGCAGTTTGCGGCGTAAACAAGGCAACAGCCACTGGATGACCAACGCCCAGTTGCTGGGCCAGCACAGCGTGGCCGACTATCAACTGTACAGCCTGGGCCACTATCCAGGCGCAGTGCCGGGAAAGGGCACAGTACACGGTGAAGTTTACCGGGTTGATGCGGCGACGATGGCTGAACTTGACGAGCTACGCACCAAAGCGGGTGAATACGCTCGTCACCTTATCCAAACGCCATACGGTAGTGCCTGGATGTACGTCTATCAGCGCCCGGTCGATGGGCTGCCGCTGATAGAAAGCGGAGACTGGTTGGATAAAGACCAGTATTAA
- the yjfF gene encoding galactofuranose ABC transporter, permease protein YjfF, whose amino-acid sequence MIKRNLPLMITLGVFILGYLYCLTQFPGFASTRVICNILTDNAFLGIIAVGMTFVILSGGIDLSVGSVIAFTGVFLAKAIGFWGISPLLAFPLVLVMGCAFGAFMGLLIDALKIPAFIITLAGMFFLRGVSYLVSEESIPINHPVYDTLSSLAWMIPGGGRLSAMGLLMLMVVVVGIFLAHRTRFGNQVYAIGGSATSANLMGISTRSTTIRIYMLSTGLATLAGIVFSIYTQAGYALAGVGVELDAIASVVIGGTLLSGGVGTVLGTLFGVGIQGLIQTYINFDGTLSSWWTKIAIGILLFVFIALQRALTVLWENRQNAPVTRVATKP is encoded by the coding sequence ATGATAAAACGTAACTTACCGCTGATGATCACGCTCGGCGTTTTCATCCTCGGTTATCTCTACTGCCTGACCCAGTTTCCCGGCTTCGCCTCGACGCGGGTGATTTGCAATATTCTCACCGACAACGCCTTTCTGGGGATCATTGCGGTCGGCATGACGTTTGTGATCCTCTCGGGCGGGATCGATCTCTCCGTCGGGTCGGTGATCGCCTTTACCGGCGTGTTCCTCGCCAAAGCGATCGGTTTCTGGGGGATTTCGCCGCTGCTGGCCTTCCCGCTGGTGCTGGTGATGGGCTGCGCGTTCGGCGCCTTTATGGGGCTGCTGATTGATGCGCTGAAAATCCCGGCGTTCATCATTACGCTTGCAGGGATGTTCTTCCTGCGCGGCGTCAGCTATCTGGTGTCTGAAGAGTCGATTCCGATTAACCATCCGGTTTATGACACGCTCTCCAGTCTGGCGTGGATGATCCCCGGCGGCGGGCGCTTAAGCGCGATGGGGCTGTTGATGCTGATGGTGGTAGTGGTGGGGATTTTCCTTGCCCATCGCACGCGTTTTGGTAATCAGGTTTACGCCATCGGCGGCAGCGCGACGTCGGCAAACCTGATGGGGATTTCCACTCGCAGCACGACGATTCGCATCTATATGCTTTCCACCGGGCTGGCGACGCTGGCGGGCATTGTTTTCTCTATTTACACTCAGGCGGGCTATGCGCTTGCGGGTGTCGGTGTGGAGCTGGACGCGATTGCGTCGGTTGTCATCGGCGGCACGCTGTTAAGCGGCGGGGTAGGAACCGTGCTCGGCACGTTGTTTGGCGTCGGTATTCAGGGCTTGATTCAGACCTACATCAACTTCGACGGCACGCTCAGTTCATGGTGGACGAAAATTGCCATCGGCATTCTGTTGTTTGTCTTTATCGCCCTGCAACGCGCGCTGACCGTGTTGTGGGAAAACCGGCAGAATGCGCCAGTAACAAGGGTTGCGACGAAGCCATAA
- the tamB gene encoding autotransporter assembly complex protein TamB yields MSLWKKISLGVLIFIVLLIGAVAFLIGTTKGLHLLFNAANRWVPGLEIGQVTGGWRDLTLKNVRYTQPGVAVNAGEFHLAVRTECLWSSSLCVDDIGLRDVNVAIDSSKMPPSSPAAEEEESGPLNLSTPYPITLSRVSLNNVNIKIDDTTVSVMDFMTGLNWQEKNLTLTPTTLQGLLIALPKVADVAQKEVVEPKIDNPQPQEKPLGETMKDLFSKPVLPEMTDVHLPLNLNIESFSGEQLRITGDTDLTVYKMLLKVSSIDGNMKLDTLDIDSSQGTVNATGTAQLTNDWPVDITLNSTLNIDPLKGEKIKLKLGGDVRKQLELGVNLSGPVDMSMRAQTQLAEAGLPLNLEVNSKQLYWPFTGEKQFQADDLKLKLSGKMTDYTLSFGTAVKGQGVPPANIKLDAKGNELQVNLDKLTVAALEGTTELKALLDWQQAISWRGELALHGINTAKEVPDWPSKLDGLIKTQGSLYGGTWQMDVPSLKITGNVKQNKVNVDGSLKGNSYMQWTIPGLHLELGRNSADVKGELGVKDLNLDATIDAPSLDNALPGLGGTAKGLVKVRGTVEAPQLLADITARGLRWQELTVGQVRVEGDVKSTDQIAGNLDVRVERIAQPGVDISLVDLSAKGSEKQHTLNLRINGEPVSGQLALAGSFDRKEERWKGSLSDTRFQTPVGPWSLSRAIALDYRNKEQKISVGPHCWTNPNAELCVPQTIDAGATGRAQVNLNRFDLAMLKPFMPEETQASGVFSGNADVSWDTTKEGLPQGKVTLNGRNVKVTQIVNDAPLPVAFDTLNLNADLHNNRAELGWMIRLTNNGQLDGQVQVTDPQGRRNLGGNVNIRNFSLAMINPIFAKGEKAAGTLNANLRLGGDVQGPQLFGQMQLNGVDLDANFMPFDMQPSQIAMNFNGTRSTLQGEVVTQQGRISLSGNADWTQIDNWRASVAAKGSRVRITVPPMVRLDVSPDVVFNATPSLFTLDGSVDVPWARIVVHDVPESAVGVSSDEVMLNDQLQPENPKSASIPINSNLTIHVGNNVRLDAFGLKARLTGDLKVAQDKQGLGLNGQINIPEGRFHAYGQDLIVRKGELLFSGPPDQPLLNIEAIRNPDATEDDVTAGIRVTGPADQPKAEVFSDPAMSQQMALSYLVRGQGLDSDQSDSAAMTSMLIGLGVAQSGQVVGKIGETFGVSNLALDTQGVGDSSQVVVSGYVLPGLQVKYGVGIFDSLATLTLRYRLMPKLYLEAVSGIDQALDLLYQFEF; encoded by the coding sequence ATGAGTTTATGGAAGAAGATAAGCCTCGGCGTACTGATTTTTATCGTGCTGCTTATCGGCGCGGTGGCGTTCCTGATTGGCACCACCAAAGGTTTGCATCTGCTGTTTAATGCGGCAAACCGCTGGGTGCCGGGGCTGGAAATCGGCCAGGTGACCGGGGGCTGGCGTGATCTGACGCTGAAAAATGTGCGTTACACCCAGCCGGGCGTGGCGGTAAACGCAGGTGAGTTTCATCTGGCGGTGAGAACCGAATGCCTGTGGAGCAGCAGCCTGTGCGTGGACGATATCGGCCTGCGTGATGTCAACGTCGCTATCGACAGCAGTAAAATGCCGCCGTCATCTCCGGCGGCGGAAGAGGAAGAGAGCGGCCCGCTGAATCTCTCTACCCCGTACCCTATTACGCTTAGCCGCGTGTCGCTCAACAATGTGAATATCAAAATCGACGACACCACCGTGTCGGTGATGGATTTCATGACCGGGCTGAACTGGCAGGAGAAAAACCTGACGCTGACGCCAACCACGCTGCAAGGGCTGCTGATCGCTCTGCCGAAAGTGGCGGACGTGGCGCAGAAAGAGGTGGTTGAGCCGAAGATTGACAACCCGCAGCCGCAGGAAAAACCGCTTGGCGAGACGATGAAAGATCTCTTCTCCAAACCGGTGCTGCCGGAGATGACCGACGTGCATCTGCCGCTCAATCTGAATATTGAATCTTTCAGCGGCGAACAACTGCGCATCACCGGCGATACGGATCTGACGGTGTACAAGATGCTGCTGAAGGTGAGCAGCATCGACGGCAATATGAAGCTGGACACGCTGGATATCGATTCCAGCCAGGGCACGGTAAATGCCACCGGCACAGCGCAACTGACCAACGACTGGCCGGTGGATATCACCCTCAACAGTACGCTGAACATTGACCCGCTGAAGGGCGAGAAAATCAAGCTCAAGCTGGGCGGTGATGTGCGTAAGCAACTGGAACTGGGTGTGAATCTCTCCGGCCCGGTGGATATGTCAATGCGCGCGCAAACGCAACTGGCCGAAGCCGGGTTGCCGCTGAATCTGGAAGTTAACAGCAAACAGCTGTACTGGCCGTTTACCGGCGAGAAGCAGTTCCAGGCCGACGATCTGAAACTGAAACTCAGCGGCAAAATGACCGATTACACGCTGTCGTTTGGGACGGCGGTGAAAGGTCAGGGCGTGCCGCCTGCCAACATTAAGCTGGATGCGAAAGGCAACGAACTTCAGGTCAACCTCGACAAACTCACCGTAGCGGCGCTGGAAGGCACCACCGAGCTGAAAGCGCTGCTCGACTGGCAGCAGGCGATCAGCTGGCGCGGCGAGCTGGCGCTGCACGGCATCAACACGGCAAAAGAGGTGCCGGACTGGCCGTCGAAGCTGGATGGCCTGATCAAAACCCAGGGCAGCCTGTACGGCGGCACCTGGCAGATGGATGTGCCGTCGCTGAAAATCACCGGCAACGTGAAGCAGAACAAAGTGAACGTTGACGGCTCCCTGAAGGGCAACAGCTACATGCAGTGGACCATTCCGGGTCTGCATCTGGAACTGGGGCGCAACAGCGCCGACGTGAAGGGCGAGCTGGGGGTGAAAGATCTCAATCTCGACGCCACGATCGATGCGCCGAGCCTGGATAACGCCCTGCCGGGTCTGGGTGGCACGGCGAAAGGCCTGGTAAAAGTGCGCGGTACGGTGGAAGCGCCGCAGTTGCTGGCGGATATCACCGCGCGCGGCCTGCGCTGGCAGGAGCTGACCGTCGGTCAGGTTCGCGTGGAAGGTGATGTGAAATCCACCGACCAGATCGCGGGCAATCTTGATGTGCGCGTCGAGCGCATTGCGCAGCCGGGCGTGGATATCAGCCTGGTGGATCTCAGTGCCAAAGGTAGCGAGAAACAGCACACGCTGAATCTGCGCATCAACGGTGAACCGGTCTCCGGGCAGCTGGCGCTGGCGGGCAGTTTTGATCGCAAAGAAGAGCGCTGGAAAGGTTCGCTGAGCGACACGCGCTTCCAGACGCCGGTCGGCCCGTGGTCGCTGTCGCGTGCGATCGCGCTCGATTACCGTAACAAAGAGCAGAAAATCAGCGTGGGCCCGCACTGCTGGACCAACCCGAACGCTGAACTCTGCGTGCCGCAGACCATCGACGCCGGAGCAACGGGCCGTGCACAGGTGAACCTTAACCGCTTCGACCTTGCGATGCTCAAACCGTTTATGCCGGAAGAGACGCAGGCCAGCGGCGTGTTCAGCGGTAACGCTGATGTGAGCTGGGACACCACTAAAGAAGGCCTGCCACAGGGGAAAGTGACGCTTAACGGGCGTAACGTGAAGGTCACTCAGATTGTGAACGACGCGCCGCTCCCGGTGGCGTTCGACACGCTGAATCTCAATGCGGACCTGCACAACAACCGCGCCGAGCTGGGCTGGATGATTCGCCTGACCAATAACGGGCAACTTGATGGGCAAGTTCAGGTTACCGATCCGCAGGGGCGACGCAACCTGGGCGGCAACGTCAACATCCGCAACTTCTCGCTGGCGATGATTAACCCTATCTTCGCAAAAGGCGAGAAAGCAGCGGGTACACTGAACGCCAACCTGCGTCTCGGCGGCGACGTTCAGGGGCCACAGCTGTTTGGCCAAATGCAGCTCAACGGTGTCGATCTCGACGCTAACTTCATGCCGTTCGACATGCAGCCGAGCCAGATTGCAATGAACTTCAACGGCACGCGCTCGACCCTGCAAGGGGAAGTGGTGACGCAGCAGGGGCGCATTAGCCTGAGCGGCAACGCCGACTGGACGCAGATCGACAACTGGCGCGCCAGCGTGGCGGCGAAAGGCAGCCGGGTACGTATTACCGTGCCGCCGATGGTGCGCCTCGACGTTTCGCCGGATGTGGTATTTAACGCCACGCCGAGCCTGTTTACGCTCGACGGCAGCGTTGATGTGCCGTGGGCGCGCATTGTGGTGCACGACGTACCGGAGAGCGCGGTGGGCGTCTCCAGTGATGAAGTGATGCTCAACGATCAGCTACAGCCGGAAAACCCGAAAAGCGCGTCGATTCCGATCAACAGCAACCTGACCATTCACGTCGGTAACAACGTGCGTCTGGATGCGTTTGGCCTCAAAGCACGCCTCACCGGTGACCTGAAAGTGGCGCAGGACAAACAGGGGCTTGGCCTGAACGGCCAGATCAACATTCCGGAAGGGCGCTTCCACGCCTACGGCCAGGATTTGATTGTGCGTAAAGGTGAGCTGCTCTTCTCCGGCCCGCCGGACCAGCCGCTGCTGAACATCGAAGCGATCCGTAATCCGGATGCCACCGAAGATGATGTGACCGCCGGTATTCGCGTCACCGGCCCGGCAGACCAGCCGAAAGCCGAAGTCTTCTCTGACCCGGCGATGTCGCAACAGATGGCGCTCTCTTATCTTGTTCGTGGACAGGGGCTGGATAGCGATCAGAGCGACAGTGCCGCGATGACATCCATGCTTATTGGCCTGGGGGTTGCACAAAGTGGTCAGGTTGTGGGTAAAATCGGCGAGACATTTGGCGTAAGCAATCTGGCGCTGGACACTCAAGGGGTGGGCGACTCATCTCAGGTGGTGGTCAGCGGCTACGTACTGCCGGGTCTACAGGTGAAATATGGTGTAGGGATCTTTGACTCCTTAGCGACACTCACGTTACGCTATCGCCTGATGCCTAAGCTATATCTGGAAGCGGTGTCTGGGATCGACCAGGCGCTTGATTTGCTCTATCAGTTTGAGTTTTAG
- a CDS encoding AbrB/MazE/SpoVT family DNA-binding domain-containing protein codes for MHVTIKKWGNSMGMVIPGTVVKELNLSAGQNMEVEVKEHQIILTPLKRHYSLDALLAQCDINAPALSEQELWGQSGPQGDEVW; via the coding sequence ATGCACGTTACCATCAAAAAATGGGGAAACAGTATGGGGATGGTCATTCCAGGTACCGTCGTCAAAGAGTTGAATCTGTCCGCCGGGCAGAACATGGAGGTAGAGGTGAAAGAACACCAGATAATCCTGACGCCGCTAAAACGGCACTATTCGCTGGATGCGCTGTTGGCCCAGTGCGACATCAATGCGCCCGCGTTAAGTGAACAAGAGCTTTGGGGGCAAAGCGGTCCGCAGGGTGACGAAGTATGGTAA
- the ppa gene encoding inorganic diphosphatase: MSLLNVPAGKDLPEDIYVVIEIPANADPIKYEVDKESGALFVDRFMSTAMFYPCNYGYINHTLSLDGDPVDVLVPTPYPLEPGSVIRCRPVGVLKMTDESGEDAKLVAVPHTKLSKEYDHIKDVNDLPELLKAQITHFFEHYKDLEKGKWVKVDGWDNAEAAKAEIIASFERAKK; the protein is encoded by the coding sequence ATGAGCTTACTCAACGTCCCAGCGGGTAAAGATCTGCCGGAAGATATCTACGTCGTTATCGAGATCCCGGCGAATGCGGATCCTATCAAATACGAAGTCGACAAAGAGAGCGGCGCACTGTTCGTTGACCGCTTCATGTCCACTGCGATGTTCTATCCGTGCAACTACGGCTACATCAACCACACCCTGTCTCTGGACGGTGACCCGGTTGACGTACTGGTCCCGACGCCGTATCCGCTGGAACCAGGTTCTGTGATTCGCTGCCGTCCGGTTGGCGTGCTGAAAATGACCGACGAGTCTGGCGAAGATGCCAAACTGGTTGCGGTACCGCACACCAAACTGAGCAAAGAATACGATCACATCAAAGATGTGAACGACCTGCCGGAACTGCTGAAAGCGCAGATCACCCACTTCTTCGAGCACTACAAAGACCTCGAAAAAGGCAAATGGGTTAAAGTTGACGGTTGGGACAATGCTGAAGCTGCGAAAGCGGAAATCATTGCTTCCTTCGAACGTGCGAAGAAATAA